ATAGGTGGTGTGTATTTGCCCCGCAAACCAATTAGCATCTCGTACTTTATGAGCATGTTGTTCCATTGAACTAAAGAATTTCGATAACTTAAGGCTTTGGTCTGTTGACAAGTTATCGTGGCTTAACGCGGGACGTAAGCGGTGTAATAACAAGGCAAGCGCTGAAAATAAATACATGACAATTAACGGCTCAGACGGTTCTATTGTGCTTTCGGTGAGTATTTCGTTAATTAACGTTTCAGTGCGGGCGTGGTTAACATTGTCGAGTTGCAACAGCGGATTATGTTGTTGATTTAAATGTGTTGGGGTGTAATTAGGTAGCCGCATATTGGCATGTACTTTGTCTAAAAAGGCTTGGGTAAACAGTAATACTTTACCTTGAGGCTGATGCGAAAAATCAAAACTATGCACCTGATCTGGCTGCACAAAGATTAATGAACCGGCCTTAAAGTCATAACCGGTAAAGTCCACATAATGCTTGCCCTCACCTTGTTTAATATAGATCAACATAAAAAATGACACGCGATGAGGTGCTTGAGGATCGTGTTCCATGTTAGGTCGACAATACAAATTAGACAGTTCAATAATCTCTAATTCAGCTTGCTTGGTTTTTTCATGGTTGAAGCCAATATTAGGGATAGTCATGTCATGCTCGAATGTTATTGAGTGATTGGGCGAGTAAATGTAACCAAAGTGATAATTAAATCATTATCAAGCAATTAATACCAATCTGCATTAATAAGTGACCTCTCACTTATTAATGCGGAACACCATAACGGCCACTTATTATGGTCATATATATCCATAATGATTGGCTTTAGTTGCTCTTTTTACCGCTAACTAAAAACGGCACAATGACGCTATTAACTCATGGGCAACACATTTTACGTATACGTATTGCCACATGTATTCATTCATCATCACGATATTATTAAGAGGCTACTGCCATGAAAGCCATTGGTTATCAGCAAAATCTACCGGTACACGATCCATTATCATTACAAGATATTCAGTTAGATATGCCTGTTGCGAAAGACCGTGACATTCTGGTTGAAGTCAAAGCGGTGTCTGTTAATCCTGCCGACTTTAAAATTCGTCAAGATATGCCGGCACCTGAAGGTGAATGGAAAATATTAGGTTTTGATGCTGCTGGTATCGTTAAATCCGTGGGTGAAAATGTCAGCTTGTTTAAGCCTGGCGACAAAGTATGGTATGCCGGTGATGTGACTCGTTCAGGTAGTAATGCACAATACCAACTGGTCGACGAACGTATCGTGGGCCATATGCCAAAAAACTTATCTTTTGACGAAGCCGCTGCTTTGCCATTGACCGCCATTACCGCATGGGAATTATTGTTCGACCGCCTAAAAGTGGATAAAGACAACGCCAACAAACGTATTTTGGTTATCGGCGCAGCCGGTGGTGTGGGTTCAATTATGGTGCAATTACTAAAACAGCTCACCCAACTTGAAATTATTGCTACGGCATCACGAGCAGAAACCGTGTCATGGTTACAAGACTTAGGCGCTGACCATATTATTAATCATCGTTATAAATTGAGTGAACAGTTTGCCGAAAAACAGTTGCCATTAGTCGACTATGTTGTGAGTTTAAACAATACCTCTGAACACTTAATGGAAATAGAAAAGGTGATTAAGCCACAAGGTCAATTTGCGTTAATTGACGATCCACAAAGCTTAGACATTATGCCGTTTAAAATGAAGAGCATTTCAATTCACTGGGAGCTGATGTTCACTCGCTCTTTGTTTAAGACCGACGACATGCAAGCTCAACATCAACTGCTTAACGATGTCGCTAAACTAATCGACAGCGGCCAGATTAAAACCACTGTGGGTGAACATTATGGTGTGATTAATGCGACGAACTTACGCCGAGCTCACGAGCGCTTAGAAACTCAGCAAGCTAAAGGCAAAATTGTTTTAGCGGGTTTTTAATGATGACGAACGAGTTTATCTGAAAAAATAATTGGAGCCAGACTCCTTTGAAGCACTTTTTATCATCGTTACGATCTCTAAAGTGCTTATCGATATCAACACTTGATTCAGCAACTATATAATAAATTTGGAGCATGGCATGTTCACGCAAATAATTAAATTTACCGTAAAGCCACAATATCAACAGAGCTTTAAAGATGCATTAATCACCAACAAGAATGGCACCCGTAAAGAAAAGGGTAATACAGATATGGCTATTTTTGTTGATAACACCAACCCGAATATATTCTTTGCTTACGAACGTTGGCAAGATGCGACCGCATTTGAGTTTCATAAAAACCAAGCTTATACCCAAGATTTTATTACGTTATTAGATGACACATTAGCCACTGCCCCACAAGTGTACAAAGTAAATGATACCAAACCTTATCCAGTTGCGATGACACCTGCCAATCCCGAAGATGATATATTTTCAATTTTCTTTATTTTCCCAATTCATTCGGAATTTCGTCAGCCTCTTTTGACACAGTTTGAAGACCATATTCAACACACTCGTCAAGAAAATGGTAATTTATTATTTGATCTTTACACCGTTCAAGATGATGACAACACCTTAGTGGTTTATGAACATTGGCGTAAAGAGTCTGACGTATGGGATATCCATTTCAACCAACCTTATGCCAAAATCACAGGGGCAATAATGGAACAGGCGGTTGTGGGTGACATGCAACAATATATGCATTTTGTCAGTGAAATAAACGAATAATAAGGAAAATTAAATGAGCGCATTTTTTATCATTAATTATGATGTTACCGATCCTGAAATGTATGCGAAATACAATCCAGGCTCAAATTCAATCACTGCCGGAACGGTTGCTAAACATGGCGGCACTATCCTCGCGGCTAGCGGCTCAGGTATCGATTTATTGGGTGAACAAGGCCAAATAAAAGTGATCATTGAGTTTCCAAACTCTCAAGCGGCAAAGGCGTGGTTAAACGACCCCGAATACGCCCCTGCTAAAGCGATTCGTTTAGCCGCAACTGACAATATTAACCAATATATTGTTGACGGTTTAGCACCTTAACGCTTGTGTTTTGATTCACATCAGTGCAGTTAAGTTAACGGCACTGAACTGACTAAATCTGCAAGTCTGTATTACAATCGTTTACGGTTTAGCTGAGCCATTATAGAGATGTTTATAATTTGGCATGTGCGACAACCAAAAAGGCGGCGTGCCAATATAGTCTTGCACCGCCTTGATAAACTCACTCACTAGTAACGTTTGTTTACGATGTGGATACACTGCATAAATGCCAGTATCCATAGTCGACAAACTATAATTCGTTAACAGCGGCACTAAATTAAATTCCGCAATCGGCTTTTCTAAGTTAAATAAATCAATCATGGTATAGCCCAAACCATCTACCACTGCAGCAATCATCGAACTGACATCGCTCACTTTTAAATTACCCTGCATCTTATAATTTTTAAACTGCTCGCCCTGGGGATGTTGACTTAACCGCATCACATCTATGGATGATTCACCATTACTATAAATGACCGCGGGCAAGGTTATCAGTTGCTCTGGCGTCGTTGGCATACCGTAACGTTCAATAAAATTTTTGGAGGCCACTATCGCAAAATGGGTTTTGGCAATTTTCTTGGCAATCAAATTAGACTCTGCCAATCGCCCCACTCTAAATGCCACGTCGAAGTGATCTGAAATAATATCAGCTTTACGGTCATCTAACGACACGGTTACTTTGACATTAGGATAACGTTTCATAAACTGGCTAATCACCGGCTGTAAATAGTGTTGGCCAAAGAAAATGGATGAGGTTATACGAATAATCCCTTTAGGCTCAGATTGATAGGAGTCTGCAATATTCTGAATATCACCTAAAGTGTTTATTAAAATATGGGCTTGCTCTAGAATTTCTTCACCTGCTGAGGTTAATGCAAATGAGCGAGTCGAGCGGTTAAGAAGCTGCACGCCTAATGTCGACTCTAACTTTTTAATTTGTTTAGAGAGTGACGAATTATCCATGTCATGTAACGCGGCCGCTTTGGCAAACGAGCCTTGTTGAACTACATCTAAAAATAATCCCAGTTGAGTGGTCACGGACATAATATTCCCAGCAATTAAGTTATAAGTTTAGTACTAAATATGATTGTTGATAAGTAACGGATGACGAAAAACAATCATTTTACAGTACATCATCCCAGTAAGGCGTTTGACCATAATATTGGCTCACGAAATTAACAAAACACTGCACTTTCGCCGCTAAAAACTGTCTATTAGCATACACCATATACAAACCCATTGGCTTAGGTTCAAAATTTCTGAGTATGCGTACAAGTTTACCTTCAGCTAACGCTTTACTGGCGATAAACGTGGGTTGAATAACGATTCCACCCCCTAAAATAGCCGTATTCACTAACAGTTCACCATTATTGGCTATCAGATTTTCGTTAAACTTAAGCGACTGACTGGTTTGTTCAAAACCAGCAAATAACATAGCATCGTCTGAGTATGAATATTTAAGATAAGTATGATGTTGTAATTCTGCCGGTGTTTTCGGTATCCCCTGATGCACTAAATAATCTGCCGAGGCCATAATAGCAATGTAAATGGGCGCAACCTTTTTACCAATATAAGATGAGTCAGCCAAATGACCAATGCGGATTGCTACATCAATCCCGTCCTCGACAATATCTACTTTTAAATCGGTTAGCTTAATATTCAGTTTAATCGCGGGATAAGCCTGCTGAAAATCCATTAATAACTGTGGTAAATGCAAACTGCCAAAGGACATGGGCGCACTGACCGTTAAGGTGCCCGACACCACTTCGGCATGTTGTGTTAATTCATTTTCCATTTCATCGATATCGGCAATCACTTGCACACAACGTTGATAATACTCTGCGCCCGCTTGAGTCAAACTCAATCGACGAGTGGTGCGTTGCAATAACCGCGTGTGTAAACTTTGCTCTAAAGCCGAAATATACTTGCTCACCAATTGTGGTGATAAATTCAATTTATCAGCCGCTTTAGTAAACGCCCCTTCTTGCACCACGGTCAAAAAGGTTCTCATGGTGTCGAGTTTATCCATACATTAACAACGCTATGTTGATTGTTTATCCATTATAAGCATGTTTATCATCTATGTGACTAACAATATAATGTTGGCCAAAGCCGATTCAAAAACGCTAAATCAACCCATTGGCATTACACGAGGTAGAATATGAAGCAACTTCAACATCCGCTGTTTATATCGCATGGATCGCCTATGATGGCGGTTGAAAACAGCAACACATCGCGTTTTTTACAACGACTAGGCCAACAGCTTCCTACCCCAAAAGCCATTGTGGTATTTTCGGCCCATTTAGATGTCACCGAAGATGTGGTAATTACCGCTGGAACGCAGCCCAAAACGGTACACGATTTTTATGGTTTCCCTAATGAACTGTATCAAATTCGCTACCCTGCACCTGGCGCACCTGTATTGGCAAAACAAATTGCCGACACGTTTATGAGTGCAGGTATTAAGGTCAATTTATCTCTAACACAAGGTTGGGATCATGGCGTGTGGATCCCACTGAAATTAATGTACCCGCACGCGAACATTCCCATTGTACAAATATCGATTAATACCCGTGTAAGTGCAGCAGAAAACTATCGATATGGACAGCTTATAGCATCGTTAAAACACCACAACATTCTTATCATTGGTTCTGGTGGAATAAGCCATAATTTAAGCGAGGTTTTTCGTCAGCCTAAAACACCCAATGGCGTTGATATGATGAATCAATTCACAAAGTGGGTTGAAGAGAAATTAGTAAATAATGATACCGAATCGTTGTTGAGCTACATGCAGCTCGCGCCGTTTGCCCAGTTTAATCATCCGACTCAGGAACATTTTTTACCGCTTATTGCTATTTTAGGTGCAAGTGAAGCAAGTGTTGCCCAAAAAATACACCAAGATGTTGAGTATGAATTGTTAGCACTCGATGCTTACTCGTTTATGTAAACAGGATGTATTAGATAATACACATAGAGTAAAAATTTAAGCTTATATATTCGCAATACTAATAATAACTATTGAATAACATAGCCGCTATCACATGACGGTAATTTAAACATATTGGACGTAGTAGGTAATTCGTCATAAACTGCAATGAAGTCTTATATTTCATTGTCGATACATTTATAAACTCTTCCTAAGTGTTTTGGTAAAAGCTTGATCTTCATTGAGTTATTTCGCTTATATTACAGTGCTGAATACGCTATATTATTAAACATATCTTGCTATAACAATATCATGTCTAGCATGGCTCATACGTTGATAAGTAACCCCAAGGAAACGATTTATGCTGATTGAACATGACATTACTGACGTTTGT
This region of Shewanella livingstonensis genomic DNA includes:
- a CDS encoding AraC family transcriptional regulator, encoding MTIPNIGFNHEKTKQAELEIIELSNLYCRPNMEHDPQAPHRVSFFMLIYIKQGEGKHYVDFTGYDFKAGSLIFVQPDQVHSFDFSHQPQGKVLLFTQAFLDKVHANMRLPNYTPTHLNQQHNPLLQLDNVNHARTETLINEILTESTIEPSEPLIVMYLFSALALLLHRLRPALSHDNLSTDQSLKLSKFFSSMEQHAHKVRDANWFAGQIHTTYKTLNNICKLATGLTAKQMIDAYTIIEIKRRLVVSNATTQQLANDFGFDDTSNFVKYFKNQTQLTPSQFSKLNTH
- a CDS encoding zinc-binding alcohol dehydrogenase family protein codes for the protein MKAIGYQQNLPVHDPLSLQDIQLDMPVAKDRDILVEVKAVSVNPADFKIRQDMPAPEGEWKILGFDAAGIVKSVGENVSLFKPGDKVWYAGDVTRSGSNAQYQLVDERIVGHMPKNLSFDEAAALPLTAITAWELLFDRLKVDKDNANKRILVIGAAGGVGSIMVQLLKQLTQLEIIATASRAETVSWLQDLGADHIINHRYKLSEQFAEKQLPLVDYVVSLNNTSEHLMEIEKVIKPQGQFALIDDPQSLDIMPFKMKSISIHWELMFTRSLFKTDDMQAQHQLLNDVAKLIDSGQIKTTVGEHYGVINATNLRRAHERLETQQAKGKIVLAGF
- a CDS encoding putative quinol monooxygenase — encoded protein: MFTQIIKFTVKPQYQQSFKDALITNKNGTRKEKGNTDMAIFVDNTNPNIFFAYERWQDATAFEFHKNQAYTQDFITLLDDTLATAPQVYKVNDTKPYPVAMTPANPEDDIFSIFFIFPIHSEFRQPLLTQFEDHIQHTRQENGNLLFDLYTVQDDDNTLVVYEHWRKESDVWDIHFNQPYAKITGAIMEQAVVGDMQQYMHFVSEINE
- a CDS encoding DUF1330 domain-containing protein encodes the protein MSAFFIINYDVTDPEMYAKYNPGSNSITAGTVAKHGGTILAASGSGIDLLGEQGQIKVIIEFPNSQAAKAWLNDPEYAPAKAIRLAATDNINQYIVDGLAP
- a CDS encoding LysR family transcriptional regulator, with protein sequence MSVTTQLGLFLDVVQQGSFAKAAALHDMDNSSLSKQIKKLESTLGVQLLNRSTRSFALTSAGEEILEQAHILINTLGDIQNIADSYQSEPKGIIRITSSIFFGQHYLQPVISQFMKRYPNVKVTVSLDDRKADIISDHFDVAFRVGRLAESNLIAKKIAKTHFAIVASKNFIERYGMPTTPEQLITLPAVIYSNGESSIDVMRLSQHPQGEQFKNYKMQGNLKVSDVSSMIAAVVDGLGYTMIDLFNLEKPIAEFNLVPLLTNYSLSTMDTGIYAVYPHRKQTLLVSEFIKAVQDYIGTPPFWLSHMPNYKHLYNGSAKP
- a CDS encoding LysR family transcriptional regulator, whose protein sequence is MDKLDTMRTFLTVVQEGAFTKAADKLNLSPQLVSKYISALEQSLHTRLLQRTTRRLSLTQAGAEYYQRCVQVIADIDEMENELTQHAEVVSGTLTVSAPMSFGSLHLPQLLMDFQQAYPAIKLNIKLTDLKVDIVEDGIDVAIRIGHLADSSYIGKKVAPIYIAIMASADYLVHQGIPKTPAELQHHTYLKYSYSDDAMLFAGFEQTSQSLKFNENLIANNGELLVNTAILGGGIVIQPTFIASKALAEGKLVRILRNFEPKPMGLYMVYANRQFLAAKVQCFVNFVSQYYGQTPYWDDVL
- a CDS encoding DODA-type extradiol aromatic ring-opening family dioxygenase, which produces MKQLQHPLFISHGSPMMAVENSNTSRFLQRLGQQLPTPKAIVVFSAHLDVTEDVVITAGTQPKTVHDFYGFPNELYQIRYPAPGAPVLAKQIADTFMSAGIKVNLSLTQGWDHGVWIPLKLMYPHANIPIVQISINTRVSAAENYRYGQLIASLKHHNILIIGSGGISHNLSEVFRQPKTPNGVDMMNQFTKWVEEKLVNNDTESLLSYMQLAPFAQFNHPTQEHFLPLIAILGASEASVAQKIHQDVEYELLALDAYSFM